One Sylvia atricapilla isolate bSylAtr1 chromosome 24, bSylAtr1.pri, whole genome shotgun sequence genomic window carries:
- the HTR1D gene encoding 5-hydroxytryptamine receptor 1D produces MTQYNLSAQFSLQSSANKSINVTETPLSWDERTLLGLKISLSILLSVITLATILANVFVVITIFLTRKLHTPANYLIGSLAVTDLLVSVLVMPVSIAYTVTHTWAFGQLLCDIWLSSDITCCTASILHLCVIALDRYWAITDALEYTKRRTAGRAALMIAVVWMISISISVPPFFWRQVKAHEEIAKCAVNTDQISYTIYSTCGAFYIPTVLLLILYGRIYVAARSRILKPPSLYGKRFTTAHLITGSAGSSLCSINASLHEGHSHSGGSPIFIGHVKIKLADSALERKRISAARERKATKTLGIILGAFIFCWLPFFVTSLVLPICQDACWFHPILQDFFTWLGYLNSLINPVIYTAFNEEFKQAFQKLTLFKKRSS; encoded by the coding sequence ATGACTCAGTACAACCTTTCAGCACAGTTCTCTCTCCAGAGCTCAgcaaataaatcaataaatgtCACTGAAACACCACTGTCTTGGGATGAAAGGACACTCCTAGGGCTGAAGATTTCACTGTCAATCCTTCTGTCTGTTATAACTTTGGCAACGATCCTCGCAAATGTTTTTGTGGTTATCACCATTTTTCTGACCAGAAAGCTCCACACACCTGCGAATTACCTCATCGGCTCCTTGGCAGTGACTGACCTTTTGGTGTCTGTCCTGGTGATGCCTGTCAGCATTGCTTACACCGTCACCCACACGTGGGCCTTTGGCCAGCTGCTGTGTGACATCTGGCTGTCATCGGACATCACGTGCTGCACGGCCTCCATCCTGCACCTCTGTGTCATTGCACTGGACAGGTACTGGGCTATCACAGATGCTCTGGAATACACCAAACGGCGCACTGCTGGCCGGGCAGCCCTCATGATTGCCGTGGTCTGGATGATTTCCATCAGCATCTCCGTGCCACCGTTCTTCTGGAGGCAGGTGAAAGCTCACGAAGAAATCGCGAAGTGCGCCGTGAACACGGATCAGATTTCCTACACGATTTATTCCACTTGTGGAGCTTTCTACATCCCAACTGTGCTCCTCCTGATACTGTATGGTAGGATTTATGTAGCAGCTCGATCCAGGATTCTGAAGCCACCCTCGTTATATGGGAAACGTTTTACTACTGCACACCTGATCACTGGTTCTGCGGggtcttccctctgctccattAATGCCAGCCTCCATGAAGGGCATTCCCATTCGGGTGGATCCCCAATATTTATTGGTcatgttaaaataaaacttgcagATAGTgctctggaaaggaaaagaatttctgctgcaagagaaaggaaagctaCCAAAACTTTAGGCATTATTCTGGgagctttcattttctgctggCTGCCTTTTTTTGTCACGTCCCTGGTCCTACCAATCTGCCAAGATGCCTGTTGGTTTCATCCCATCCTACAGGACTTTTTTACCTGGTTGGGTTATCTAAACTCATTAATCAATCCAGTCATTTATACAGCTTTTAACGAAGAATTTAAACAGGCTTTCCAAAAACTAACACTTTTCAAAAAGCGCTCCTCTTGA